A genomic segment from Lagenorhynchus albirostris chromosome X, mLagAlb1.1, whole genome shotgun sequence encodes:
- the STK26 gene encoding serine/threonine-protein kinase 26 isoform X6, with protein MAHSPVAVQVPGMQGSKLWIIMEYLGGGSALDLLRAGPFDEFQIATMLKEILKGLDYLHSEKKIHRDIKAANVLLSEQGDVKLADFGVAGQLTDTQIKRNTFVGTPFWMAPEVIQQSAYDSKADIWSLGITAIELAKGEPPNSDMHPMRVLFLIPKNNPPTLVGDFTKSFKEFIDACLNKDPSFRPTAKELLKHKFIVKNSKKTSYLTELIDRFKRWKAEGHSDDESDSEGSDSESTSRENNTHPEWSFTTVRKKPDPKKLQNGAEQDLVQTLSCLSMIITPAFAELKQQDENNASRNQAIEELEKSIAVAEAACPGITDKMVKKLIEKFQKCSADESP; from the exons CTGAGAGCTGGTCCATTTGATGAGTTCCAGATCGCTACCatgctaaaggaaattttgaAAGGTCTGGACTACCtgcattcagaaaagaaaattcaccGAGACATAAAAG CTGCCAATGTCTTGCTCTCAGAACAAGGAGATGTGAAACTTGCTGACTTTGGAGTTGCTGGCCAACTGACAGATacacaaattaaaagaaataccTTTGTGGGAACACCATTTTGGATGGCTCCTGAAGTTATCCAGCAGTCAGCTTATGACTCAAAA GCTGACATTTGGTCACTGGGAATTACTGCTATTGAACTAGCCAAGGGAGAGCCACCTAACTCCGATATGCATCCTATGAGAGTTCTGTTTCTTATTCCAAAAAACAATCCTCCAACTCTTGTCGGAGACTTTACTAAATCCTTTAAGGAGTTTATTGACGCTTGCCTGAACAAAGATCCGTCATTT CGTCCTACAGCTAAAGAACTTCTGAAACATAAAttcattgtaaaaaattcaaagaagactTCTTATCTGACTGAACTGATAGATCGATTTAAGAGATGGAAGGCGGAAGGACACAGTGATGACGAATCTGATTCTGAGGGCTCTGATTC GGAATCCACCAGCAGGGAAAATAATACTCATCCTGAATGGAGCTTTACCACCGTGCGAAAGAAGCCTGATCCAAAGAAACTACAGAATGGGGCA GAGCAAGATCTTGTACAAACCCTGAGCTGTTTGTCTATGATAATCACACCTGCATTTGCTGAA CTTAAACAGCAGGATGAGAATAATGCTAGCAGGAATCAGGCAATCGAAGAACTGGAGAAAAGTATTGCTGTGGCTGAAGCTGCCTGCCCTGGCATCACAGATAAAATGGTGaagaaattaattgaaaaatttcaaaa gTGTTCAGCAGATGAATCCCCCTAA